In Opisthocomus hoazin isolate bOpiHoa1 chromosome 14, bOpiHoa1.hap1, whole genome shotgun sequence, the following proteins share a genomic window:
- the CHIC1 gene encoding cysteine-rich hydrophobic domain-containing protein 1 — protein sequence MSVLLPNMADFDTIYELEEEEEEEESEPVVRSQELPRPRDAPDPVAVRGAGHITVFGLSNKFDTEFPSVLTGKVAPEEFKTSISRVNACLRKNLPVNIKWLLCGCLCCCCTLGCSLWPVVCLNKRTRRSIQKLLEWENNRLYHKLGLHWKLSKRKCETSNMMEYVILIEFLPKYPIFRPD from the exons ATGAGCGTACTACTCCCCAATATGGCGGACTTCGACACTATCTatgagctggaggaggaggaggaggaggaggagtccgAGCCTGTGGTGCGGAGCCAggagctgccccggccccgcgatGCGCCGGATCCCGTCGCGGTACGGGGCGCCGGGCACATCACCGT GTTTGGCTTGAGCAACAAGTTTGATACAGAATTTCCTTCTGTTCTGACAGGGAAG GTTGCCCCAGAAGAATTCAAGACCAGCATCAGTCGTGTGAATGCCTGTTTAAGAAAGAATCTCCCTGTCAACATAAAATGGCTGCTTTGTggctgtctgtgctgctgctgcacactGGGCTGTAGCCTGTGGCCTGTAGTCTGTCTGAACAAAAGA ACTAGAAGATCAATTCAGAAGTTATTAGAATGGGAAAACAACAGACTATATCATAAG CTTGGTTTGCACTGGAAGCTGAGTAAAAGGAAATGCGAAACTAGCAATATGATGGAATAT GTAATATTAATAGAGTTCTTACCAAAATATCCCATATTCCGACCTGACTGA